The sequence ACCATGTGACGATTCGTACGTTGGATATCGACCGTGGAGCTGAACCGTTCGTGATACTCGGCTATGCCTACGATGAAACCCTTCAATACGACGACTGGTATGCCAAGGTCTACCGCAAGACCGGCTACCCTGCCCTCTTTGTCGACCAAGCGTATCCCGATGAGCGAGGAAAAACCAGCATCATCCCTGGGTGGGTACATAAGTTTGGTGACCAGGTCTTCCACCACGTCGCTGTCCGGGTCGAAGATATCGAACACGCTGTCGCTCGGCTGCAAAAAAAAGGAGTGGTATTTGCTGGAAAAATCGTAGGAGACTTCGGCGGGTCACTCAGGCAGATTTTCTCAGCGCCGGAAACGATCGACGGGCAGCCATTCTCCGTTTTGGAGCTGGCCGAACGACACCGAGGCTATCAAGGGTTTCTGCCGCCTCAGGCTGACAGCTTGATGAAATCTTCTATCGGCCGTTAGGCGACCTGCTGGGTTGATCTATCGACTTCCCTCTTGAACTCCGAATTCTCGAGCGACGAAGCTTCTAACCGTCATGAACCGTCGTATACCGAGCCCGACGCACCCCGCTCCCACCACCAACGACAGCCCACCCAACGCCTGGATGTATGGATAATCCACCCACCACACAGCCGGAACGCCGACAATCACAAAACCCAGCGCAGTCCTGATATAGGCCAGCAGCGTCCGCTCATTAGCCAATTCAGTTCGCTGGCGGGCTAACTGATCTCGAATCTGTGTGTCCACCATTTTCCAAACGGAAAGAGCCGCAATCAATCTCCTGATCACACTACCCCATATCCCTGAGGACATGATCGGGGTTTCGATCGCGGGCGATGGTCTTCATCAGCTGATCACCAAAGAGGACGACAATTCGATCGCGATGGTCTTTCACGATCATCGAGGCTGACGGAGATTTAAACGTCGAAGGATTTCCCTCCAACCATGCGCTGCAGGTAAAGGGCAGCGCATCTAAGATCGTTTCGACACGATATTCCTGACGGAGCCGATACTGCAGCACTTCAAACTGAAGGCGACCCACCGCAGCAATCAAGACTTCCTGATCGGTGAGGCTTCGCATGATCTGGACCGTTCCCTCTTGCGCCATCTGAAATAGGCCTTTGTCGAAGGCTTTGCGTTTGCCGACGTCCGTCGGTCTTAGTCGAGCAAAGATTTCCGGTTGAAATTGTGGAAGCGGTTTGAAATTGAAGCCTCCGGTCACTGACACCGTGTCCCCGATGGCAAATACGCCGGGATTAATGATTCCGACGATATCACCAGGGTATGCCACTTCGACCGTGCTCCGCTCCTGTGCCACCAGACTATGCGGCCTCGCTAATCGAATATCGCGATTCAACCGGTGATGCTTCACGACCAAATCTCGTTCAAAGCGGCCTGAGCAAATCCGAAGAAATGCGGTGCTGTCACGATGCTTGGGGTTCATATTGGCTTGAAGCTTAAAGACATAGGCACTGAACGGCATGTCGATGGGATCGACAGACAGCTCAGTTCCATCATCGCTCTCAGCCGTTCTGGGTCCTGGGCTTGGCGCCAAGTCGACGAACGCATCGAGGAAGCTTTCTACTCCGAAGTTGGTAAGGGCCGAGGCAAAAAAGACAGGTGTGACTTCCCCCTGTAGAAACTGCTCGCGAGTGAACGTATTTCCGGCGATCTCCAACAATTCCAAATCGTGCAGAACTTCTGCCATGGTCTCCGGTGACACTCTACCGGTTGAGTTGAGCTCAGCCAACGCCACCCGATCCGTCTCGACCTTCGTGGCCCCGCCATGCATGGTTCTACTGAAGAGCTGCACCTGGTTATCGGCACGGGTCACAATACCCACGAAATCACTCCCGGAGCCGATGGGCCAGTTGATGGCGCTTGCGTGAATATCCAACGCCTGCTCCACCTCGGTCATCAAGTCGAGGGGTGGACGACCCGGGAGATCCATCTTATTGATCAAAGTCAGGACAGGAATCCGACGCAGACGACACACCGCAAACAGTTTGCGCGTCTGCGTTTCCACGCCTTTGGCGGCATCGATAACCATAATTGCGCTGTCGGCCGCCGTCAGCGTGCGATACGTATCTTCGGAAAAGTCCTGGTGCCCTGGGGTATCGAGTAAGTTGATGACGGCACCTTTATATGGAAACTGCATGGCAGAGGCCGTGATGGAAATCCCACGCTCTTGTTCCATTCCCATCCAATCCGAGGCCGTCGCTTTGCCACCCTTGCGTCCCCGCACCATCCCGGCGGTTCGAATTAATCCGGAATAGAGAAGCAACTTCTCGGTCAACGTGGTTTTGCCCGCATCGGGATGACTGATGATGGCAAACGTCCTCCTTCTGGTAATGGCCGTAGTCAGCTCGCTCGTGAAAGTGGTGTCAGCCCGCATGATGAAAACGCAGCATAGCACATTTGCGCCGGCAGAAAAGACACTTCATGAGGAAGGCCAGTCTCCGACATATTCATACCCAGCTCGATCCAACGCACGGCGAACGGCGTCAAGCACCGCCGGCGTGTTGACATGCGGCAGGACTGATAGTTTCGGAGCGGTACGGAGTTTAGCCAGTAGCACCTCGATCTCACCACCGGCTAACTTGTCGCAGGTCGCGTATAGCCCATCGAGTCCCTCCTCGCCCAGGTTATGTTCGTCTAAGATCTTTCGTAGTGTGACAATAAGACCTGCAGTCGGAGCCAGCATGAGCAACGCCGCGATCGCGCCATGGTCGAGTCGGAGCTTCACGGCAAGCGAGAGAGGCTCGCCTCCAGCCCATCGTTGAACTGCTGGTATCAGGATCTTCTCTTCCATCCCAATGTGGCGGAGCAGTCCTGCTCGAAATTGATCATAGACGCCTTGGTCCACCTGGCCTGCGCACACAACGGCTCGTTGAAGCAGTCTCTCCAACCTGCGGTGGTCCTCTGCAAGAAAATGCGTGAGTGGGCCAGCGGAGTCTTTCATTCGTTCTGGTCGGTTACTGAGGTACGTCGGTATGGACTGGGTTGACGACAATCAGCAAATCGCCGTGAGAGTAAGAATACAAACTAATGGGGTGGATATTCTAGGACCTTCAGCGCCAGACAACTTGTGCACACACCATTAGCGTACTGAGGAAGAAGATTCCCAATGCGCCCAAGAAAGAAACGGTTAGCAAAAATGGCCTATAGGGTTGAAACTGGGGACGTCGCGTATATGGAAACCGCACGAGACAGAATGTCACACGATACCGCTGCCTCAATTAATGACAGCAGAATTTGCGCGGAGTCCATGCCATCGCTTGTCTATATCAGGAGGTAGGTTAGACCGACAGCACCAGCTAAAAGAAAGATCAACCAGCGAAGCAGTCCCTCTCGCGTATCAGTTTGGGTCTTGGCGATGCGATTGCTGAGAGCAGGTTGCGTTTGCACATAAGCGCTGACCAGGTCTCTTGCTTCGTCCAATCCGATGTTCTGTTCCACGCGAACCAGCTTAATCGCCTCAAAAAGCTGGCCACGCCACAGAGCCGTCACTGCGGCTTGTGGGAGTGGCCCGTGCACAACGGGAGCTGCCGGTATTTCAGAAACAGCGCGCTGAACCGATGCGGGAGGCATGGTAGAAGTAAGCTTACCACTGAAGGATTGACCGTCGAAAAGAAACAAAGAATTGTGCCAGAGCGAACTATAGGCATCCAAGAGTTCCCGCTCAAAACTCGTCTCTTGCTTCATCAATGACGGATTCAGTCGTAGAATGTCTCGGAGAGGTGCCTATGATTGCTCGGCTGGTCTCGGCCATACTCGTAACGATTTCTGTGAACTCTTGGAATATGGTTGGTTTTGCCGAAACAACCAGAGTAAAGGATGGCCTCATTGGCCCTGTTCGGAGTGTGACGGTCAAAAAAAGCGGGTATTCAGCCATGGAAACATACGATCGTGCCGGCCACCTCATCGATGCCGTCCTCGATCTTTCGCTCGCCAACACAGGAACGCATTCCCTCTTTCGGTACGACCGCGATGGGCATCTGGAGGAGGAACTCGCTCTGGACCCGAGCGGAAGACTCATCTTTCGAAAACGGTCCATCTATGTACGTGACATCGAGGGACGAAACACCGCATCGGTGACGGTGTCCGATGACGGACGCTTTCAGAATGCCGAGTTTTCACTGTACGACCAGCGAGGTCTTCTCTGGGAACAATTATGGGTGAATAGTTCGACAGCTTACAAAAGTCTCTTCGACGTGCGGGGGCGTCGCATTTATTCGGCCTATTACCGTAAAGGCGCGCTCCTCAATGAATTGAGACACAGGTATGATGTGCTGGGGCGACTCCATGAACTCGTCAGTTACGATGACCATGGCATCGTCACTGCCCGGGTGACGAACGACTACGACGATGCCGGCAAGCGTACTCGATCCATCACCCAAACATTTGGTGATCGACGGCCTCATACGTGGGTCACGACTTATGAGTACGATTCCGTCGGCAACTGGATCAAAGAACAGACTTCTGAACAATCCCCCTCTTCCCAAACAATCTCGTCTTCCACCGTCCCAATCGTGGAGGAACGCATCATCCAGTACTACTATGGTGCGGACAGCGACGTGGTTGTACTCCCCTAGCTTGGCATCCATTGCCGCATCTTCGATCCCTTTCGGACCATGCCGTGGAAATAGTCTCAGGTTACGAGGCACGCACAAAAGATACACGGCATACGCGGTCAGAAGAATACTCAGGAGCTTGTGCCCGAGCCTGCAACAGTGAAGTGAATTTTCTCTGGATAAGGCGGCGCAACGAGTGGATGTATGCTAGCAGGAGAAAAAGAAACGACTCTGAATTATCACTGCATATACTTGGAGGAAACAAATGCCGAAACGGCGATGACCTTTTCAATACTCGTGAATCCCGACGTTCGATCGGTAATCAATTGAAATTCCGTCAATGTGAGAGCCTTTTTCCGGCTGAGCCATTGTCTTAGCGGCGTCCAACATGGATCAAAATGCTGGAACCACCATATCGGTGGAATCCATCCGATATAGGATTCTGCTGCACGAGACATGCTCATATTAGGGGTAAGCGGCTTCATGTCATGGACTTCCTGGCCGATAGAGCTTATGACGTCGGTGGACTCTTTCTCCTCAACGGACCTTCCCTTACCTACAATCATCATAGTTTGACTCTCTCCGAAAACCGTCTGAATTGGATCTCACAAAGAAGAGGTACTCTCTACAGTATACGTTATCCACTGAATTCACAGAGTGCTAGTGGTCTTTGACTGTACCAATTGAGAAGCAATCGAGGTGCCTGAAAAATTGTTGTGGTTTAGTAAGGGGTTGAGATATTTGGTCAGCAGCATTATTGCATGAATACCATGATTGTGTGGCAACCGTACAACAATCGGATATCAATCCCAACTCACATGGAGCCCTCACGTGATTGTGAAAAGAAGAAATCAGGAAGATATTTGTAATTCCACCATCGAGAAAAATGGATTTTTTAACAGATTCAGCCCTGATTTCTGTTTGATTGCGTGTCACCTTGGACAGGTTAGAAATGTGTTTCTATTTGAGTGGCCGGCGATTCAGTATTGATTGTGCCTGCTAATCACATCCTGCACTTAATGGGCGATTGAGCACCTCGAGGTTGAGCAATACAAACCATGTAGAGTGTTTCATTATGAAACAGTGCTGATGTTTTCTATG is a genomic window of Candidatus Nitrospira kreftii containing:
- a CDS encoding hypothetical protein (conserved protein of unknown function) — translated: MSSGIWGSVIRRLIAALSVWKMVDTQIRDQLARQRTELANERTLLAYIRTALGFVIVGVPAVWWVDYPYIQALGGLSLVVGAGCVGLGIRRFMTVRSFVAREFGVQEGSR
- a CDS encoding Peptide chain release factor 3, which produces MRADTTFTSELTTAITRRRTFAIISHPDAGKTTLTEKLLLYSGLIRTAGMVRGRKGGKATASDWMGMEQERGISITASAMQFPYKGAVINLLDTPGHQDFSEDTYRTLTAADSAIMVIDAAKGVETQTRKLFAVCRLRRIPVLTLINKMDLPGRPPLDLMTEVEQALDIHASAINWPIGSGSDFVGIVTRADNQVQLFSRTMHGGATKVETDRVALAELNSTGRVSPETMAEVLHDLELLEIAGNTFTREQFLQGEVTPVFFASALTNFGVESFLDAFVDLAPSPGPRTAESDDGTELSVDPIDMPFSAYVFKLQANMNPKHRDSTAFLRICSGRFERDLVVKHHRLNRDIRLARPHSLVAQERSTVEVAYPGDIVGIINPGVFAIGDTVSVTGGFNFKPLPQFQPEIFARLRPTDVGKRKAFDKGLFQMAQEGTVQIMRSLTDQEVLIAAVGRLQFEVLQYRLRQEYRVETILDALPFTCSAWLEGNPSTFKSPSASMIVKDHRDRIVVLFGDQLMKTIARDRNPDHVLRDMG
- a CDS encoding hypothetical protein (conserved protein of unknown function), whose translation is MIARLVSAILVTISVNSWNMVGFAETTRVKDGLIGPVRSVTVKKSGYSAMETYDRAGHLIDAVLDLSLANTGTHSLFRYDRDGHLEEELALDPSGRLIFRKRSIYVRDIEGRNTASVTVSDDGRFQNAEFSLYDQRGLLWEQLWVNSSTAYKSLFDVRGRRIYSAYYRKGALLNELRHRYDVLGRLHELVSYDDHGIVTARVTNDYDDAGKRTRSITQTFGDRRPHTWVTTYEYDSVGNWIKEQTSEQSPSSQTISSSTVPIVEERIIQYYYGADSDVVVLP
- a CDS encoding Cation-binding protein, whose product is MKDSAGPLTHFLAEDHRRLERLLQRAVVCAGQVDQGVYDQFRAGLLRHIGMEEKILIPAVQRWAGGEPLSLAVKLRLDHGAIAALLMLAPTAGLIVTLRKILDEHNLGEEGLDGLYATCDKLAGGEIEVLLAKLRTAPKLSVLPHVNTPAVLDAVRRALDRAGYEYVGDWPSS
- a CDS encoding hypothetical protein (conserved protein of unknown function), translated to MDQAQALDNLLNRMVADYVEHNRAAGVLKAMLDESGVGFSPVMDHVTIRTLDIDRGAEPFVILGYAYDETLQYDDWYAKVYRKTGYPALFVDQAYPDERGKTSIIPGWVHKFGDQVFHHVAVRVEDIEHAVARLQKKGVVFAGKIVGDFGGSLRQIFSAPETIDGQPFSVLELAERHRGYQGFLPPQADSLMKSSIGR
- a CDS encoding hypothetical protein (conserved protein of unknown function), producing MKQETSFERELLDAYSSLWHNSLFLFDGQSFSGKLTSTMPPASVQRAVSEIPAAPVVHGPLPQAAVTALWRGQLFEAIKLVRVEQNIGLDEARDLVSAYVQTQPALSNRIAKTQTDTREGLLRWLIFLLAGAVGLTYLLI